In a single window of the Papaver somniferum cultivar HN1 chromosome 8, ASM357369v1, whole genome shotgun sequence genome:
- the LOC113302624 gene encoding methionine gamma-lyase-like, with translation MAEIINGMKAVIHHNSKKRFINSENDADKDTFITSKKTSLSSKDGVDGGIGQIVNSTDPASALANARHEFGEHGGVNMSIEASATFTVMEPETMRRMFTGELGAERDFFIYSRHFNPTVLNLSRSMAAMEGTEAAYCTSSGMSAISSVLLQLCSSGGHVVASHCLYGGTHALLTHFLPRVCNITTSFVDVKDVESVRNAIVEGRTKVLFFESISNPTLDVANVPELCRIAHSKGVMVVVDNTFAPMVLSPARLGADVVVHSISKYISGGADIIAGAICGPTTIINSMMDLHQGALMLLGPTMNPKVAFELAGRIPHLSLRMKDHCYRSLTYATRMKTLGLKVIYPGLEENPSHNLMKSMANPEYGFGGILCLDMETEDRANRLMNRLQNCTQFGLMAVSLGYHETLMSCSSSSTSSELNHKEKELAGISPGLIRMSIGYTGTLEQRWSQFEKAITKM, from the exons ATGGCAGAGATCATAAACGGAATGAAAGCTGTTATTCATCACAATAGCAAGAAAAGGTTTATAAATAGTGAAAATGATGCCGACAAAGATACCTTTATCACGTCCAAGAAAACCTCCCTATCATCAAAGGACGGTGTTGATGGGGGTATTGGTCAAATAGTAAATTCGACTGATCCAGCATCCGCATTAGCAAACGCAAGGCACGAGTTCGGTGAGCATGGAGGGGTAAATATGTCAATCGAAGCATCTGCAACATTTACAGTAATGGAACCTGAGACTATGAGAAGAATGTTTACTGGTGAACTAGGAGCTGAACGGGACTTTTTTATTTATAGCCGACATTTCAATCCAACAGTATTAAATCTTAGCCGTTCAATGGCAGCAATGGAAGGTACAGAGGCCGCTTATTGTACTTCAAGTGGCATGTCAGCTATTTCATCTGTTTTGCTCCAACTATGTTCTAGTGGTGGACATGTAGTTGCTTCTCATTGCTTATATGGTGGTACGCATGCTCTGCTGACGCATTTTCTGCCTAGGGTTTGCAATATAACAACTAGCTTTGTTGATGTGAAAGATGTGGAGAGTGTGAGAAATGCTATCGTGGAAGGGAGGACAAAAGTGTTGTTTTTCGAATCAATTTCTAACCCAACTTTGGATGTTGCTAATGTGCCTGAGCTTTGTAGGATAGCTCATAGTAAAGGTGTTATGGTTGTTGTTGATAATACTTTCGCACCTATGGTTTTGTCTCCGGCTCGACTTGGTGCTGATGTTGTTGTTCATAGTATTTCCAAATATATCAGCGGAGGAGCTGATATCATTGCAG GTGCAATATGTGGACCAACAACTATAATAAATTCTATGATGGACCTTCATCAAGGAGCACTGATGTTATTAGGACCCACAATGAATCCTAAAGTGGCATTCGAGTTGGCAGGAAGGATCCCTCATTTGAGCTTAAGAATGAAAGATCATTGTTATAGATCTTTAACATATGCAACGAGAATGAAGACATTGGGGCTTAAAGTCATATACCCGGGGCTTGAAGAAAACCCTAGTCACAACCTTATGAAATCAATGGCCAATCCTGAATATGGATTTGGTGGAATCCTTTGTTTGGACATGGAAACCGAGGATCGAGCGAACCGTTTAATGAACCGATTGCAAAATTGTACTCAGTTTGGTTTGATGGCAGTGAGTTTGGGTTATCATGAAACACTTATGTCGTGTTCCTCTAGTAGTACCAGTAGTGAGCTGAATCACAAGGAAAAAGAATTAGCTGGGATATCTCCAGGATTGATTAGAATGTCAATCGGATATACTGGAACATTAGAACAAAGATGGAGCCAATTTGAGAAAGCTATCACTAAGATGTAG